In Apium graveolens cultivar Ventura unplaced genomic scaffold, ASM990537v1 ctg5576, whole genome shotgun sequence, the sequence TACGGATCCGGATGAAAGTTCACTAATTTCCACGGTTCACTACCCCTCATCCAATTGCATGCCTCAATCCAATTTTTGGCTCTATAAGCCTCCTCATCGGATGGGTACAAGTCTGTTTCCTCTTCCTTCACATGGGGCGGCTCGTCATTGTCCACAAGGGGCATCAACTCGGCACATGCATCTTCCATCTCACTAAAGGTTGGTGAGATCACATCTTCCTAGTCATTGTCCTCATACCACGAGTCGCTTGGTTGAGAGTCCGATAATGTGTTTCAAATGTGGGAAACCGAATCACAACTATGATCAGAGTTGTTGTCACCACTATACTCGTTAGTCATGTAACTTATCacaataaaatacaattatatgacaataatTGACAATTATATGATAATAAAACATAATAAAAAATAAAGCAAGGTTAAATACTAAATATTCAAATTCATTAAAAGATTATAACATTCCGTTACAAATACTACACTACTAATTATATTGCAATTCTTAAGCATTTTTAAGATTTTCAAGTCTACTAGCAcactttcttttatcatggcctTCCCTTTGACAATAGGTACACTTTCTTGGAGGCTCACCCTTTTACCAATCGATTCCATGGGACTTTTGAAACGAACGTCCTTTTTCCTCCCTTTAGTTTGGGTAATAATAAGGTCAAGAATTGGTTCTTCATGAGCACTTGCATTTGGAGCATGAGAATTGCTCCTGTAAGATTTAATTCCATCAACGCTCATTCTTTCGAGAATTAGTATTTCTCGATTCATCACTCCAACATCATAATCATACCGTTCCTTGGATGCAATGCTACTTTGAGAAAAACTCATGGTTAACATTGTCATTCTATTAAATCGATCGGTTGAGGTCATCTCATGACTTTGTCCAACATCCAAATCGTAAGGCAAtacaccatcaactctattggcaTGCATTGTCCACCTCGAGTTTATGAAATAAGGGGGAATTTCCGAAACCCGTTTCTTAGTGAAGAACGTCAATAGGTGTCTACAAGGTAGCCCCGAATGTTCAAACATTCTACACATACACATTCCCAAAAAGCTTGTTTTCTCGAatacaacaaaataaatatttcTTCTCATAGGCTCGGACATGGGCCTATAAAAACTATAGTACGTATAGACATCCCCCATTCTCTCCCCTTCTTCACAAGCTCGTCGGTTTTTTTCAACAAAGTATTTTGAAAACTCAACCAATTCATCTT encodes:
- the LOC141702713 gene encoding protein FAR1-RELATED SEQUENCE 5-like, producing the protein MSFVPFTGVNHHYQSVIFGFALMRDEHALTFEWILRTWLEGVGNKPPMTIITDQDQVMASVITDVLPNTTHLLCSWQISQKFSEKLAHYYSAFPEFKTDFNYCIYKSLIKDFFEARWGSFVEMYHLQEHKWLNGLYELKRKWIIAYTINTFSAFQNSTSRSEGMNFSYDKYVSSETGLNEFIENAQKELGRQFMRENEEDYVTINLKRPMKMHTTLEYHASCIYTKEMFRRFQDELVEFSKYFVEKNRRACEEGERMGDVYTYYSFYRPMSEPMRRNIYFVVFEKTSFLGMCMCRMFEHSGLPCRHLLTFFTKKRVSEIPPYFINSRWTMHANRVDGVLPYDLDVGQSHEMTSTDRFNRMTMLTMSFSQSSIASKERYDYDVGVMNREILILERMSVDGIKSYRSNSHAPNASAHEEPILDLIITQTKGRKKDVRFKSPMESIGKRVSLQESVPIVKGKAMIKESVLVDLKILKMLKNCNIISSVVFVTECYNLLMNLNI